The proteins below come from a single Bubalus kerabau isolate K-KA32 ecotype Philippines breed swamp buffalo chromosome 19, PCC_UOA_SB_1v2, whole genome shotgun sequence genomic window:
- the SEMA4B gene encoding semaphorin-4B isoform X5, producing the protein MGRGSRASAPLGALPLPLPPLLLLLLLPPCPSRALTPRISLPLGSEKRPFLRFEAENIFNYTSFLLSKDGRTVYVGARETLLALNSSVSFLPGGEYQELLWRADAERKKQCSFKGKNPERDCQNYIKILLPLNSSHLIACGTEAFSPACTYIDVENFTLAQDNRGNILLEDGKGRCPFDPNFKSTALVVDGELYTGTVSSFQGSDPTISRSQSLRPIKTETSLNWLQDPAFMASAYIPESLGSSEGDDDKIYFFFREIGQELEFFENTMVSRIARICKGDEGGGRVLQQRWTSFLKAQLLCLRPDDGFPFNVLQDMFTLTPRPEDWPDTLFYGVFTSQWSGGTTEGSAVCVFTMKDVQSTFNGFYKEVNRETQQWYTVTHPVPSPRPGACITNSARERKINSSLQLPDRVLNFLKDHFLMDGQVRGRMLLLQPKARYQHVTVHRVPALNRTYDVLFLGTGDGWVHKAVSVGTTVHIIEELQVFPAGQPVRNLQLDADRGLLYAASHSSVVKVPVANCSLYQSCRDCLLARDPYCAWSGWRCASVSLYQPEVAIRPWIQDIEGVSAKNACSPSKTRAFVPKGEKPCEQVHFQPHTVNTLACPLLSNLATRFWLHNGAPINASASFRVLATGDLLLVGSQQELGLFQCWSLEGGIQQLEASYCPKVVEDEAAGNEDRSVIINTSRVSAPAGGKASWRMDKSYWTEFLVMCVLFVFAVVLLILFFLYRHRGGMKVFLKQGECASVHPKTRPVVLPPETQPLNGVGPPSTPLDHQGYQALLDSFQRSRVFTESEKRPLSVQDSFVEVSPACPRPRVRLGSEIRDSVV; encoded by the exons GCTCTGAAAAGCGACCATTCCTCAGATTTGAAGCTGAAAACATCTTCAACTACACATCCTTCCTGCTGAGCAAGGATGGCAGGACTGTGTATGTGGGTGCTCGAGAGACCCTCTTGGCACTCAACAGCAGCGTCAGCTTCCTGCCAGGCGGGGAGTACCAGGAG CTGCTGTGGCGCGCAGatgcagagagaaagaagcagtgCAGTTTCAAGGGCAAAAACCCAGAG cgGGACTGTCAAAACTACATCAAGATTCTCCTGCCACTCAACAGCAGCCACCTGATCGCATGCGGCACGGAGGCCTTCAGCCCTGCGTGCACCTACATT GACGTGGAGAACTTCACACTCGCACAGGACAATCGGGGGAACATCCTCCTGGAAGATGGCAAGGGCCGTTGTCCTTTTGACCCCAATTTCAAGTCCACGGCCCTGGTGGTCG aTGGCGAGCTGTACACGGGAACAGTCAGCAGCTTCCAGGGGAGTGACCCGACCATCTCCAGGAGCCAAAGCCTCCGCCCCATCAAGACTGAGACCTCCCTCAACTGGCTGCAAG ACCCAGCGTTTATGGCCTCAGCCTACATTCCCGAGAGCCTGGGCAGCTCGGAAGGGGACGATGACAAGATCTACTTCTTCTTCAGAGAGATTGGCCAGGAGTTGGAATTCTTTGAGAACACCATGGTGTCCCGCATCGCCCGTATCTGCAAG GGTGACGAAGGGGGCGGGCGCGTCCTGCAGCAGCGCTGGACGTCTTTCCTGAAGGCACAGCTGCTGTGCCTGCGGCCTGACGACGGCTTCCCGTTCAACGTGCTACAGGACATGTTCACGCTGACGCCCCGCCCCGAGGACTGGCCGGACACCCTCTTCTACGGGGTCTTCACATCCCAGTG GAGCGGGGGGACCACGGAGGGCTCTGCCGTCTGTGTCTTCACCATGAAGGACGTGCAGTCCACCTTCAACGGCTTCTACAAGGAGGTGAACCGCGAGACGCAGCAGTGGTACACAGTGACCCACCCAGTACCCTCGCCCCGGCCAGGCGCG TGCATCACCAATAGTGCCCGGGAGAGGAAGATCAACTCGTCACTGCAGCTCCCCGACCGCGTGCTGAACTTCCTCAAGGACCACTTCCTGATGGACGGACAGGTCCGCGGCCGCATGTTGCTGCTGCAGCCCAAGGCCCGCTACCAGCACGTGACTGTCCACCGCGTGCCGGCCCTGAACCGCACCTACGACGTCCTCTTCCTGGGCACTG GTGACGGCTGGGTGCACAAGGCGGTGAGCGTGGGCACCACGGTGCACATCATCGAAGAGCTCCAGGTCTTCCCGGCAGGACAGCCCGTGCGGAACCTGCAACTGGACGCCGACAGG GGATTGCTGTACGCTGCCTCACACTCAAGCGTAGTCAAGGTGCCTGTGGCCAACTGCAGCCTGTACCAGAGCTGCAGGGACTGCCTCCTGGCCCGGGACCCCTACTGCGCTTGGAGCGGCTGGAGGTGTGCATCCGTCAGCCTCTACCAACCGGAGGTGGCCATCAG GCCATGGATCCAGGACATCGAGGGGGTCAGTGCCAAGAACGCCTGCAGCCCTTCCAAGACCCGGGCGTTTGTACCAAAGG GTGAGAAGCCCTGTGAGCAGGTTCATTTCCAGCCCCACACGGTGAACACCTTGGCCTGCCCCCTCCTGTCCAACCTGGCGACCCGGTTCTGGCTGCACAATGGGGCCCCCATCAACGCCTCAGCCTCCTTCCGCGTGCTGGCCACCGGGGACCTGCTGCTGGTGGGCAGCCAGCAGGAGCTGGGGCTGTTCCAGTGCTGGTCGCTGGAGGGAGGCATCCAGCAGCTGGAGGCCAGCTACTGCCCAAAGGTGGTGGAGGATGAGGCGGCCGGCAATGAGGACCGGAGCGTCATCATCAACACGTCTCGGGTGAGCGCGCCAGCGGGTGGCAAGGCCAGCTGGCGCATGGACAAGTCGTACTGGACGGAGTTCCTGGTGATGTGTGTGCTCTTCGTGTTCGCCGTGGTGCTCCTCATCTTATTCTTTCTCTACCGGCATCGTGGCGGCATGAAGGTCTTCCTGAAGCAGGGGGAGTGTGCCAGTGTGCACCCCAAGACCCGCCCAGTGGTGCTGCCGCCTGAGACCCAGCCGCTCAACGGCGTGGGCCCCCCTAGCACCCCGCTGGACCACCAAGGCTACCAGGCCCTGTTGGACAGCTTCCAGAGGTCCCGCGTCTTCACAGAGTCAGAGAAGAGGCCACTGAGTGTCCAGGACAGCTTTGTGGAGGTGTCTCCGGCATGCCCCCGGCCCCGGGTCCGCCTGGGCTCTGAGATCCGGGACTCGGTAGTGTGA
- the CIB1 gene encoding calcium and integrin-binding protein 1: MGGSGSRLSKELLAEYQDLTFLTKQEILLAHRRFCELLPQEHRSVEESLQARVSLEQILSLPELKANPFKERICKVFSTSPSRDSLSFEDFLDLLSVFSDTATPDIKSHYAFRIFDFDDDGTLNREDLSQLVNCLTGESEDTRLSASEMKQLIDNILEESDIDRDGTINLSEFQHVISRSPDFASSFKIVL; the protein is encoded by the exons ATGGGGGGTTCGGGCAGTCGCCTATCCAAGGAGCTGCTGGCCGAGTACCAG GACTTGACGTTCCTGACCAAACAGGAGATCCTTCT AGCCCACAGACGGTTCTGTGAGCTGCTTCCCCAGGAGCACCGGAGTGTGGAGGAGTCACTGCAGGCTCGAGTGTCCTTGGAGCAGATCCTCAGCCTTCCAGAACTCAAG GCCAACCCCTTCAAGGAGCGAATCTGCAAGGTCTTCTCCACTTCCCCGAGCAGAGACAGCCTGAGCTTCGAGGACTTCTTGGACCTCCTCAGTGTGTTCAGTGACACAGCCACCCCAGACATCAAGTCCCACTATGCCTTCCGCATCTTTG ACTTTGATGATGATGGAACCTTGAACAGAGAAGACCTGAGCCAGCTCGTGAACTGCCTCACGGGAGAGAGCGAAGACACACGGCTCAGTGCTTCAGAGATGAAGCAGCTCATTGACAAC ATCCTAGAGGAGTCCGACATAGATAGGGATGGGACCATCAACCTCTCCGAGTTCCAGCATGTCATCTCCCGCTCACCAGATTTTGCCAG TTCCTTTAAGATTGTCCTGTGA